The Littorina saxatilis isolate snail1 linkage group LG15, US_GU_Lsax_2.0, whole genome shotgun sequence genome contains a region encoding:
- the LOC138948393 gene encoding target of rapamycin complex 2 subunit MAPKAP1-like — MAMMDNIDFLIAHIRHSFITSDDTSMCELIMECESSNNNNNNTQRAGYRGSTGAYLKRDMSDSGGSEGVEGMDSGDGDFLSHSHDILPDMDYGAHRRRSNTAQRLDIMRKDKQAKGKVKSIPWKDAPVTLTVEERASLFEKKEVAVITPDGDATEGETPKKVSKLSKLLEDFSKYGENPYMEYAKFDGRSCVTPTKKIDIFLTMAPPKERAYPMTVVVITTAKVQDLIGLICWQYTCEGREPKLQHGVNHYCLHIAEDDGEVDADFPSLDNREPVLKFGFGKLALVECTPTIIPKHSFVVTINVPNRGFNKFQVDSLNMPMRSILEKVINRRKIRTRPGLYYNLEKQSEPGVSIDLDANLAHMDTMEFCMVRENSTRGDREEAPHHNELSHVADSLTSHQYKSFMVMMVHRLRANTEVQLGVSGEKVEIDPVQVRSSIRLIRQKPVTHEADSIADCDLLEKKSNGRGVFRLTYLTEHNYKHHDFEADVGVAMEIVQKLKNILELRLSPARKEFITTQDRKLRKRDSLKYSI; from the exons ATGGCGATGATGGACAACATCGACTTCCTCATCGCCCACATCCGCCACTCGTTCATCACCAGTGATGACACCAGCATGTGTGAGCTGATCATGGAGTGTGagagcagcaacaacaacaacaacaacacgcagAGAGCAGGTTACAGGGGCTCCACTGGAGCCTATTTGAAACG GGACATGTCGGACAGCGGCGGAAGCGAGGGAGTCGAGGGAATGGACTCCGGGGATGGAGATTTTCTGTCTCACTCACACGACATTCTGCCGGACATGGATTATG GAGCCCATCGTCGCCGGTCCAACACGGCACAGCGACTGGACATCATGAGGAAGGACAAGCAGGCCAAGGGCAAGGTCAAGTCCATCCCCTGGAAAGACGCTCCCGTCACTCTCACag TGGAGGAGCGAGCGAGTTTGTTTGAGAAAAAGGAAGTTGCCGTCATCACACCTGACGGGGACGCCACAGAGGGTGAAACACCGAAGAAG GTGTCCAAGCTGAGCAAGCTGCTGGAGGACTTCAGCAAGTACGGGGAGAACCCCTATATGGAGTACGCCAAGTTTGACGGACGG TCGTGTGTGACTCCCACGAAGAAGATCGACATCTTCCTGACGATGGCGCCACCCAAGGAGCGTGCGTACCCCATGACAGTGGTTGTCATAACAACGGCAAAGGTGCAAGATCTGATTGGTCTCATCTGCTGGCAGTACACCTGTGAGGGACGCGAACCAAAACTGCA ACACGGGGTGAACCACTACTGTCTACATATCGCGGAGGACGATGGAGAAGTGGATGCCGACTTTCCCAGCCTCGACAACCGAGAGCCGGTGCTCAAGTTCGGCTTCGGCAAGCTAGCCCTGGTGGAGTGTACCCCCACCATCATCCCCAAACACTCCTTCGTCGTCACCAT CAACGTTCCCAACCGGGGGTTCAACAAGTTCCAGGTGGACTCGCTCAACATGCCCATGAGGAGCATCCTGGAGAAGGTCATCAACCGCAGGAAGATCAGGACACGCCCAG gtCTCTACTACAACCTGGAGAAACAGAGTGAGCCCGGCGTGTCCATCGACCTTGACGCCAATCTGGCTCACATGGACACCATGGAGTTCTGTATGGTCAGGGAAAACA GTACGAGAGGCGACCGGGAGGAAGCGCCACACCACAACGAACTGTCGCACGTGGCCGACTCCCTCACCAGTCACCAGTACAAGTCCTTCATGGTCATGATGGTTCACCGCCTCCGAGCCAACACCGAGGTTCagctag GTGTCAGCGGGGAGAAAGTGGAGATCGACCCGGTACAGGTACGCAGCTCCATACGTCTCATCCGACAGAAACCAGTCACCCATGAAGCCGACAGCATCGCTGACTGTGACCTCctggagaaaaagtccaacg GCCGTGGCGTGTTCCGCCTGACCTACTTGACGGAGCACAACTACAAGCACCACGACTTTGAGGCCGACGTTGGTGTTGCCATGGAGATAGTGCAGAAGTTGAAGAACATTCTGGAGCTGCGTCTCAGCCCCGCCAGAAAAGAGTTTATCACTACGCAGGACCGCAAACTGAGGAAGCGAGACTCGCTCAAATACTCCATTTAG